Proteins found in one Diorhabda sublineata isolate icDioSubl1.1 chromosome 9, icDioSubl1.1, whole genome shotgun sequence genomic segment:
- the LOC130448612 gene encoding cytochrome P450 CYP12A2-like codes for MMKPVKSFLDIPTLKSWPLLDHTYLFLPGGKYKSERLTEAVKDISSKLGPIFRLKLGGTDMVITTNADDTETLFRNEGIRPVRPSFPALYHYRQKCFHSVGVVPAVGEEWYKFRTGVNPLLKNSITDFYIKEHEDVAKNFVRYIHNEIGDDNMLRDVVEHVLKFAIEAISVVCPGYRLSCTSETTSEQTEKIKNASKDFMEGIYKTMIGPSLWKWFETPAYKQLRSSHELIYSTLKIFLNDLKKVYINNPDHLKETQPYMYTLFHNKHLSSEDCNMLAIEVFLGGIDTTATVTALTLFYLARDKEVQETARKSICRNEYLKACIKETLRLSPTAGANGRITAKDTVIGGYLVPKNILVSAFSSVTSCSDQYFEKANEYNPDRWLRSSNRSFHKFASLPFGYGPRMCPGKKIAENEIAVLLKEILNNFTLDVEDKSDIRMVYRMNRIPDRPIDIKFLKRER; via the exons ATGATGAAGCCTGTTAAAAGTTTCTTAGACATTCCAACCTTAAAAAGTTGGCCTTTGCTCGAtcatacttatttatttttaccagGCG gaAAATACAAATCCGAGCGGTTAACAGAAGCTGTAAAAGACATTAGTAGTAAATTAGGTCCTATATTTCGTCTAAAATTAGGTGGTACTGACATGGTCATAACAACAAACGCCGATGATACTGAAACCCTTTTTCGAAATGAGGGTATCCGACCAGTAAGACCATCTTTTCCCGCTCTTTATCACTACAGACAAAAATGCTTTCACAGCGTAGGTGTAGTACCTGCCGTAGGTGAAGAATGGTACAAGTTTAGAACCGGTGTAAATCCGctattaaaaaatagtattacagatttttatataaaggaGCATGAAGACGTGGCGAAAAATTTTGTCAGATACATTCACAACGAAATCGGGGATGATAATATGTTGAGGGATGTTGTCGaacatgttttaaaatttgctaTAGAAG ccATTTCTGTTGTTTGTCCTGGTTATCGACTGAGTTGTACTTCAGAGACTACTAGTgaacaaactgaaaaaattaaaaatgctagtAAGGATTTCATGGAAGGAATTTATAAGACCATGATAGGTCCTAGTTTATGGAAGTGGTTTGAAACTCCTGCTTATAAACAATTGAGATCTTCGCACGAACTTATTTATAG TACCCTGAAGATTTTCTTGAATGATTTAAAAAAGGTATATATCAACAACCCAGATCATTTGAAAGAGACACAGCCTTACATGTATACACTTTTCCATAACAAACATCTTTCTTCCGAAGATTGTAATATGTTAGCAATCGAGGTTTTTTTAG gaGGAATTGATACTACTGCTACAGTTACTGCACTTACACTTTTTTATCTAGCTCGAGATAAAGAGGTACAAGAAACAGCCAGAAAGTCAATTTGTAGAAATGAATATCTTAAAGCATGTATTAAGGAAACACTGCGTTTATCACCAACAGCTGGGGCTAATGGCAGAATTACAGCTAAGGATACTGTAATAGGAGGTTATTTAGTCCCGAAAAAT aTTCTGGTATCTGCGTTTAGTTCTGTAACATCTTGTAGTGACCAATATTTTGAGAAAGCTAACGAATACAATCCGGATAGATGGTTGAGGTCCTCAAATCGATCATTCCATAAGTTCGCGTCTCTACCTTTTGGTTATGGTCCCAGGATGTGTCCCGGTAAAAAAATAGCTGAAAATGAGATTGCAGTGCTACTAAAAGAA ataCTGAATAATTTTACTTTGGATGTAGAAGACAAAAGTGATATAAGGATGGTATATCGAATGAATAGGATTCCTGATAGACCAATtgatataaagtttttgaaaagagAAAGATGA